A genomic segment from Leptospira perdikensis encodes:
- a CDS encoding FAS1-like dehydratase domain-containing protein, with protein sequence MAITKDIVGKKLDRFDFTVERGKIKEFCLAINEKNPIYFDVEEAKKAGYSDVPAPPTFPTVIMFWGYPKIWNDMAELGIDLSKILHLKEEYTYHKILYPGKVYAQSEISDVKSGRAEIVTFKTTIYDEKNDPILSAEMAIFIRKD encoded by the coding sequence ATGGCAATAACCAAAGATATAGTTGGAAAAAAACTAGATCGTTTTGATTTCACTGTGGAACGAGGAAAGATCAAAGAATTCTGCCTCGCCATCAACGAAAAAAACCCAATCTATTTTGACGTAGAAGAAGCAAAAAAAGCAGGATACTCTGATGTTCCGGCTCCACCAACTTTCCCTACAGTCATTATGTTTTGGGGATACCCAAAGATTTGGAACGATATGGCAGAACTCGGTATCGACCTTTCCAAAATCCTTCACTTAAAAGAAGAGTATACGTATCACAAAATTCTGTATCCGGGCAAAGTGTACGCACAGTCCGAAATTTCTGACGTAAAATCAGGAAGAGCAGAAATCGTAACTTTCAAAACAACCATCTATGATGAAAAAAATGATCCCATCTTATCTGCAGAGATGGCGATTTTCATTCGTAAGGATTAA
- a CDS encoding MaoC/PaaZ C-terminal domain-containing protein: protein MAKIEFDKVEVGQTLPSLDIPVIEHANLVRYAGASGDFNPIHNDPDFARKAGLDGTISHGMYVMAQVGRLCTSWAEQKDIAYFGVTFKAMTKLGEKLTIVGTIKKKFEKDGKKTVTVLVEAKNEAGEVKAGGDLVVNAV from the coding sequence ATGGCAAAAATCGAATTTGATAAAGTAGAAGTTGGTCAGACTCTTCCTTCTCTAGACATCCCTGTCATCGAACATGCAAACTTAGTTCGTTATGCGGGAGCATCTGGAGATTTTAACCCCATCCACAACGATCCTGATTTCGCAAGAAAAGCAGGCCTTGACGGAACCATCTCTCATGGTATGTATGTTATGGCACAAGTAGGAAGACTTTGTACTTCTTGGGCAGAACAAAAAGACATCGCATACTTTGGTGTGACTTTCAAAGCCATGACCAAACTCGGCGAAAAACTAACAATCGTTGGTACCATCAAAAAGAAATTTGAAAAAGATGGTAAAAAAACGGTAACTGTACTGGTAGAAGCAAAAAACGAAGCTGGTGAAGTGAAAGCCGGCGGAGATTTAGTCGTCAACGCAGTTTAA
- a CDS encoding type II toxin-antitoxin system HicA family toxin → MPKKVRDILQILFQDGWYIIDQKGSHIQMKHSEKPGRVTVPSHGLGKEVDIKTEKSILKQAGIGK, encoded by the coding sequence GTGCCGAAGAAAGTAAGAGATATATTACAAATTCTTTTTCAAGACGGTTGGTATATCATCGATCAAAAAGGTAGTCATATTCAAATGAAACATTCAGAAAAACCAGGGAGAGTAACAGTACCTTCGCACGGACTAGGAAAAGAAGTTGATATAAAAACAGAAAAAAGTATTTTAAAACAGGCTGGGATTGGGAAATAG
- a CDS encoding type II toxin-antitoxin system HicB family antitoxin gives MKYMVEIVKTNTGYSAHVPDLPGVFTVGDSLEEVGTFIQEAIQLHLHGLEEDGITAPPPKTNVIWVDV, from the coding sequence ATGAAATATATGGTTGAAATTGTGAAAACAAATACTGGATATTCTGCGCACGTACCGGACTTACCTGGTGTTTTCACCGTTGGTGATTCGTTGGAAGAAGTAGGAACGTTCATTCAGGAAGCCATCCAGTTGCACTTACATGGTCTAGAAGAAGATGGAATTACAGCACCACCTCCTAAAACAAACGTTATCTGGGTTGATGTATAA
- a CDS encoding M15 family metallopeptidase: MMKLVLVTIAFCLGFPFLSLVSQSSETKLNVLDRKAYEFSIQKTPNKELINLEKKIPGILLDIKYATPDNFTKQIIYKEAKAYARKPVAEALGEAQKEFSKLGYSIKIFDAYRPYAATVKFFEIIGDTRYVASPKTGSRHNKGCAIDLSLVDLKTKQTIPMPTEYDSFRKEAWAEAPVSDPEILKNRTLLISILAKYGFRVNKTEWWHYDFSGCSGFEVLDIPFEDLE, translated from the coding sequence ATGATGAAACTAGTTCTAGTGACAATTGCCTTTTGTTTGGGATTTCCTTTTTTATCTTTGGTTTCTCAATCCAGCGAAACTAAACTCAATGTTTTGGATCGAAAGGCTTATGAATTTTCGATTCAAAAAACACCAAATAAAGAACTCATTAACTTAGAAAAGAAGATCCCTGGAATCCTTTTAGATATCAAATATGCAACACCAGATAACTTTACCAAACAAATTATCTACAAAGAAGCCAAGGCATATGCCAGAAAACCGGTAGCAGAAGCTTTAGGTGAGGCGCAAAAAGAGTTTTCGAAACTTGGTTATTCGATTAAGATTTTTGATGCTTACAGGCCTTATGCTGCCACTGTGAAATTTTTTGAAATCATTGGGGACACAAGATATGTGGCCTCACCCAAAACTGGGTCTAGGCATAACAAAGGTTGTGCGATTGATTTAAGCTTGGTGGATTTAAAAACAAAACAAACAATTCCAATGCCAACGGAATATGATTCCTTTCGAAAGGAAGCTTGGGCAGAAGCACCGGTTTCTGATCCAGAAATTTTAAAAAACCGTACGCTTTTGATCAGCATCCTTGCTAAGTATGGGTTTCGTGTGAACAAAACCGAATGGTGGCATTATGATTTTTCTGGCTGTTCCGGGTTTGAAGTTTTGGACATTCCATTTGAGGATTTGGAGTAG
- a CDS encoding VanW family protein produces the protein MGFSFKKKSIPGMYRKTNRGNLRLFFGKIYFQWKRYLVWFLERKSFATIRVSLDKLTHNFPISIFKHSSPIYRRLKDVPMYLQENKKVNLSIAISKLDGVILQPNQVFSFWYLVGKPTKHKGYLLGMQLRNGSFIERTGGGLCQMANLIYWMTLHSPLEVKERWRHSFDIFPDSERTLPFGSGATLSYNYIDLQIKNTTKQPFVLHLWIEDDFLKGEWRSEVDIPFIYQVYESYHGFHAEPWGGYTRRNTIRRKKILKDTKEILEDELVTENTAWMMYEPLLESKGSSSIRNLDRGK, from the coding sequence ATGGGATTTAGTTTCAAAAAAAAATCCATTCCGGGTATGTATCGAAAGACCAATCGAGGAAATCTTCGATTGTTTTTTGGTAAGATTTATTTCCAATGGAAACGTTATTTGGTTTGGTTTCTCGAAAGAAAATCCTTTGCAACTATAAGAGTATCCCTAGATAAGTTAACCCATAACTTTCCCATTTCTATTTTTAAACATAGTTCTCCCATCTATCGCAGACTCAAAGACGTACCCATGTATCTTCAAGAAAATAAGAAGGTAAATCTAAGTATTGCCATTTCCAAGTTAGATGGAGTCATTCTCCAACCAAACCAAGTTTTTTCGTTTTGGTATCTTGTGGGCAAACCAACAAAACACAAAGGATATTTGCTGGGGATGCAACTGAGGAATGGTAGTTTTATAGAACGCACAGGCGGTGGCCTTTGCCAAATGGCCAACCTCATCTATTGGATGACTTTACATAGTCCTTTGGAAGTAAAGGAACGGTGGCGGCATAGTTTTGATATCTTTCCGGATTCCGAAAGAACTCTACCATTTGGATCGGGTGCCACTTTGTCTTACAATTATATTGACTTACAAATCAAAAATACAACCAAACAACCATTTGTATTGCATTTATGGATAGAAGATGATTTTTTAAAAGGGGAGTGGCGTTCCGAAGTAGACATTCCTTTCATTTACCAAGTTTATGAATCCTATCACGGATTTCATGCAGAACCTTGGGGAGGTTATACCAGAAGGAATACCATTCGCAGAAAAAAAATTTTGAAAGATACAAAAGAAATTTTGGAAGATGAGTTGGTAACCGAAAATACTGCTTGGATGATGTATGAGCCACTTCTAGAATCAAAAGGATCCAGTTCTATTAGAAACTTAGATAGAGGAAAATGA
- a CDS encoding discoidin domain-containing protein, translating into MKKIILIFLAFIILFCKNSSIENSIVIERIQAASSADGTSPINVFKSGKYWKPETSLDGITIFFSNGTKWNQTGKTDGRAFFSEISIECQEKKGYVAFYKDGSYATNFDCSKDTPQKIRSNGVHVVYLLPDSGNGIKAVSFFQNGKKLDVLYPEPILGEVTASSTLPNYPAYGLFDGSIDFAWVEGAKENGEGESFQIELEDNIDLSGLEIFNGYQRLDALFYKNGSVTELTVSNESESFPIKIADKQGGQRIFFPKTLSGKKFTFTIQKVRPGKTWKDTVIAEIILLGEKGKRFTVVDKNADEFKQSILSKTKNTILSNIVNKAVFGDVSDGRLDYVFRSNGSFVIWKEDVSEKRVLDGNWVLLEASPTEAKIKIFGRDHKVVTQSLDSNSPYAETTSAESTIIFGDTLIVKKSANGLQMIGKKVQISN; encoded by the coding sequence TTGAAAAAAATAATTCTAATTTTTTTGGCTTTCATAATCTTATTTTGTAAAAATAGTTCGATTGAGAATTCCATCGTAATTGAACGAATCCAGGCAGCATCCTCTGCTGATGGCACAAGTCCCATTAATGTATTTAAATCTGGCAAATATTGGAAACCTGAAACTAGTTTAGATGGAATTACAATTTTTTTCTCTAACGGAACAAAATGGAATCAAACAGGAAAAACAGATGGGCGTGCCTTTTTTAGTGAGATCTCCATTGAGTGCCAAGAAAAAAAAGGTTACGTTGCATTTTATAAAGATGGAAGTTATGCGACAAATTTTGACTGCTCTAAAGATACTCCTCAAAAAATAAGATCTAATGGAGTTCATGTTGTTTATTTGTTACCAGACTCAGGAAACGGAATCAAAGCGGTTTCTTTTTTTCAAAATGGTAAAAAGTTAGATGTGTTATACCCGGAACCTATTTTAGGTGAGGTGACTGCAAGTAGCACTCTTCCTAATTATCCTGCTTACGGATTATTTGACGGAAGTATTGATTTTGCTTGGGTAGAAGGCGCTAAAGAAAATGGAGAAGGGGAATCTTTTCAAATTGAATTAGAAGACAACATTGATTTGTCAGGTTTGGAAATATTTAACGGTTATCAAAGATTAGATGCATTGTTTTATAAAAATGGTTCGGTGACCGAACTAACTGTATCCAATGAATCCGAATCTTTTCCGATCAAAATTGCAGACAAACAAGGTGGCCAAAGAATATTTTTCCCAAAAACTTTATCAGGGAAAAAGTTTACATTCACCATCCAAAAAGTGCGACCTGGAAAAACTTGGAAAGACACTGTGATCGCTGAGATTATTTTACTCGGAGAAAAAGGAAAACGATTTACAGTAGTTGATAAAAACGCTGATGAATTCAAACAATCCATCCTTTCAAAAACTAAGAATACCATTCTTTCAAACATTGTCAATAAAGCAGTGTTTGGTGATGTTTCGGATGGAAGGTTGGATTATGTATTTCGTTCTAATGGATCGTTCGTCATTTGGAAAGAGGATGTATCAGAAAAAAGGGTTTTGGATGGAAACTGGGTTTTATTAGAAGCTTCTCCCACCGAAGCCAAAATTAAGATTTTTGGACGGGATCACAAGGTTGTTACACAAAGTTTAGATTCGAATAGCCCCTATGCAGAAACAACAAGTGCGGAATCTACTATTATTTTTGGTGATACACTTATTGTTAAAAAGTCTGCTAATGGATTGCAGATGATTGGCAAAAAAGTCCAAATCTCCAACTGA
- a CDS encoding Crp/Fnr family transcriptional regulator gives MKDPKLVHLDPNGIRQLFLTHGKKIKLKKKEIFAKQGLPLFSVGLVGTGGFKLVYKQGKKEWIKSFIFEGGLLGSLPSILGHQTSKYSILALEPSEVFVLTANVFKTKMEKENQYKDFLIQFLSNLYLKKEERVADFLLLEPEKRYKKFIQEYHSVLERISQIDQAAYLGITNVALSRIKKRIFEDIR, from the coding sequence ATGAAAGATCCAAAACTCGTACATCTTGACCCCAATGGGATCCGCCAACTTTTCCTGACTCATGGCAAAAAAATCAAACTAAAGAAAAAAGAAATTTTTGCAAAACAAGGCCTTCCGCTATTTAGCGTTGGTTTGGTTGGAACTGGAGGATTCAAACTGGTTTACAAACAAGGCAAAAAGGAATGGATCAAATCTTTTATCTTTGAAGGTGGGCTTTTGGGAAGTTTACCGAGCATTCTTGGACACCAAACAAGTAAATATTCCATCTTAGCTTTAGAACCAAGTGAAGTGTTTGTACTCACTGCAAATGTGTTCAAAACAAAAATGGAAAAGGAAAATCAATACAAAGACTTCCTGATCCAATTTCTATCAAATTTGTATTTGAAAAAAGAAGAACGAGTGGCCGATTTTCTACTCTTAGAACCTGAAAAAAGATACAAAAAGTTTATTCAAGAATACCATTCCGTTCTGGAAAGAATTTCCCAAATCGACCAAGCGGCCTATTTGGGAATTACCAACGTAGCTCTCAGTCGGATCAAAAAGAGGATTTTTGAAGATATTCGTTAA
- a CDS encoding type 1 glutamine amidotransferase domain-containing protein, whose product MSNPIRNQIISFFHLERILKTNPIHFFQWIFSPALRVILLLGLVFLQSSISAKPKPKVLIVMSAANTLLLDGNRKHPTGVFVNELYHPMIALDHFGFDFVFATPEGKKATLDPESLKDKYWKSKEEKEEAIRFLNSHPSFQNPIPLQSVTKDHQSYLSLLIPGGQGLMSDLLYDENLPVLISSFHHQGKIIGLVCHAPALLTTLPSGTNGEGFLFQGYRVNSVTKIEEWFIETFVMKGSPKVRKISDLLIERGMKYESSLFPASGYATRDRNLVTSQNPFSGDEFTKLYLGAINEYLQKSSF is encoded by the coding sequence ATGTCGAATCCAATCAGGAATCAAATAATATCCTTTTTTCATTTAGAAAGAATTCTAAAAACCAATCCGATCCATTTTTTTCAATGGATCTTTAGTCCTGCGTTACGAGTCATTTTGCTTCTGGGATTGGTATTTTTACAATCATCGATCTCTGCAAAACCCAAACCAAAAGTTCTCATTGTCATGAGTGCCGCAAATACACTTTTGTTAGATGGAAATCGCAAACATCCGACCGGAGTATTCGTGAATGAACTCTATCATCCAATGATTGCTTTAGATCATTTTGGTTTTGATTTTGTATTTGCAACACCCGAAGGGAAAAAAGCTACGTTGGATCCTGAAAGTTTAAAAGATAAATATTGGAAATCTAAGGAAGAAAAAGAAGAAGCTATTCGTTTTTTAAATTCACATCCATCCTTTCAAAACCCCATCCCATTACAATCCGTTACTAAAGATCACCAAAGTTATTTGAGTTTACTCATTCCCGGTGGGCAAGGGTTAATGAGCGATTTGTTGTATGATGAAAACCTTCCCGTTTTAATTTCCTCCTTTCATCACCAAGGAAAAATCATCGGGCTTGTATGCCATGCACCTGCCTTACTTACCACACTTCCTAGCGGAACAAACGGAGAAGGATTTTTATTCCAAGGTTATCGAGTGAATTCTGTTACCAAAATAGAAGAGTGGTTTATTGAAACCTTTGTGATGAAAGGAAGTCCTAAAGTTAGAAAAATTTCTGACTTACTAATAGAACGAGGAATGAAATACGAATCTTCTTTATTTCCAGCAAGTGGGTATGCGACTCGCGATCGAAATTTAGTCACTTCTCAGAATCCATTTTCAGGAGACGAGTTCACCAAATTATACTTAGGTGCGATTAACGAATATCTTCAAAAATCCTCTTTTTGA
- a CDS encoding MBL fold metallo-hydrolase, protein MITKTSFPKKLKLFPSFFYLSLILFYSHCALRPSGTLSQYDSYFPHESTISSIPKGKVRATFFGTASILLDDGETQILTDGFFSRPSLWKTAFSKIESDPSTVQSVIEKAKIDRLQAIFVCHSHYDHVMDSPLVAKQTKAKLFGSTSTLNVGIGAGLLPEQMQKFQPGKPITIGKFTITVLESKHTPPFRILGKTNATDPNHPNIESPLKTPVKATDYIEGGTFDFLIQHGKNKILIKSSTNFVEGAFDKIKVDVLFLGIAQLSLQPIPFQEQFYKQTVQTLKPKLLIPIHWDNFFKPLSEPLEPNLRLGDDFDANMKYILKRTEEEKVEVQLLQGFETIDLF, encoded by the coding sequence ATGATAACCAAAACGAGTTTTCCTAAGAAATTAAAATTATTCCCCTCTTTCTTTTATTTGTCACTCATCCTCTTTTATTCTCATTGTGCCCTTCGTCCTTCCGGAACTTTAAGCCAGTATGATTCATATTTTCCGCATGAGAGTACAATAAGTTCCATTCCTAAAGGGAAGGTGCGAGCCACTTTTTTTGGAACCGCATCTATATTGTTAGATGATGGGGAAACACAAATCCTAACCGACGGATTCTTTTCTAGGCCATCTTTATGGAAAACCGCTTTTTCTAAAATAGAATCCGATCCATCTACAGTTCAATCTGTAATCGAAAAAGCAAAAATCGATCGCCTTCAGGCCATTTTTGTTTGCCATTCTCATTATGATCATGTAATGGACTCACCACTTGTCGCCAAACAAACAAAGGCGAAGTTGTTTGGTTCCACTTCCACTCTGAATGTGGGAATTGGTGCAGGACTTCTCCCAGAACAAATGCAGAAGTTCCAACCGGGAAAACCAATTACCATTGGAAAGTTTACCATTACTGTTTTGGAGTCCAAACACACTCCGCCATTTCGAATTCTCGGAAAAACAAATGCCACCGATCCGAACCACCCGAACATTGAATCTCCACTAAAAACACCGGTGAAAGCAACCGACTATATCGAAGGAGGAACCTTTGATTTTTTAATCCAACATGGAAAAAATAAAATTTTAATCAAAAGTAGTACAAACTTTGTAGAAGGAGCTTTTGATAAAATCAAAGTAGATGTTTTGTTTTTGGGAATTGCTCAACTTTCTTTACAACCCATTCCTTTCCAGGAACAATTCTACAAACAAACCGTACAAACTTTAAAACCCAAATTGTTAATACCCATCCATTGGGATAATTTTTTCAAACCACTATCAGAACCATTGGAACCAAACCTCCGGCTTGGAGATGATTTTGATGCCAACATGAAATACATTTTGAAACGAACTGAAGAAGAAAAGGTGGAAGTGCAGTTGTTACAAGGATTCGAAACCATCGATTTGTTTTAG
- a CDS encoding NAD-dependent epimerase/dehydratase family protein — MKSINSELPIVVTGGSGYIASWIVKYLLEDGKSVRTTVRSLKDTKKISQLLELKDKFKDKLVLLEADLLLEKSFDAAIEGTELVIHTASPFFVAGIKDAQKQLIDPALQGTRNVLESCNRISSVKRVVLTSSVAAIHGDNIDSLQVPNNTFTEEHWNTTSNLKHQPYAYSKTLAEKEAWEIQKRQSRWDLVVINPSFVMGPSLSKRLDGTSVEFMKNMLKGVFRTGVPDTKMGFVDVRDVAKAHILAGFTPNAKGRHITSAEVMPMLGVAKIIKENFGNKYSVPTGNLPKALVYVIGPFFGLSWGYTKNNIGQPLNLNNQYSKTDLGLTYRPLNETFIDHVNQMESSGLL; from the coding sequence ATGAAATCTATCAATTCAGAATTGCCCATTGTTGTGACAGGAGGATCGGGATATATTGCTTCCTGGATCGTCAAATATTTGTTAGAAGACGGAAAATCAGTTCGAACCACTGTGAGAAGTCTAAAGGATACCAAAAAAATATCCCAACTATTAGAACTAAAAGATAAATTCAAAGACAAACTTGTCTTATTAGAAGCTGACCTCTTGTTGGAGAAAAGTTTTGATGCAGCGATCGAAGGTACAGAACTTGTCATTCACACGGCTTCTCCATTTTTTGTTGCGGGCATTAAAGATGCACAAAAACAATTGATTGATCCAGCTTTACAAGGAACACGAAATGTTCTTGAATCTTGTAATCGAATCTCGTCAGTAAAACGAGTTGTACTAACGTCTAGTGTTGCTGCAATTCATGGTGATAATATTGATTCGTTACAAGTACCTAACAATACCTTTACCGAGGAACATTGGAATACAACAAGTAACTTAAAACACCAACCATATGCTTACTCAAAAACATTGGCCGAAAAAGAAGCATGGGAAATTCAAAAGAGACAATCACGTTGGGATTTAGTTGTGATCAATCCATCATTTGTGATGGGCCCATCGCTTTCGAAGAGACTCGATGGAACGAGTGTTGAGTTTATGAAAAATATGTTGAAGGGAGTGTTTCGGACCGGTGTTCCCGATACGAAGATGGGATTTGTTGATGTGAGGGATGTTGCGAAGGCACATATCTTAGCAGGATTTACTCCTAATGCAAAAGGAAGGCATATCACTTCGGCGGAAGTCATGCCAATGTTAGGTGTGGCAAAAATCATCAAAGAAAATTTTGGGAACAAGTATTCGGTTCCCACAGGTAATCTTCCTAAAGCGCTTGTGTATGTGATTGGACCTTTCTTTGGATTATCTTGGGGTTATACAAAAAATAACATTGGCCAACCATTGAATCTAAACAATCAATATAGCAAAACTGATTTAGGACTAACCTATCGTCCGTTAAATGAAACTTTTATTGACCATGTAAACCAAATGGAGAGTTCGGGATTGTTATGA
- a CDS encoding DUF4269 domain-containing protein, whose protein sequence is MQSLQSNPFLGTDYLQSGTAKQKELLADLEEWKILKCLHGFKPVIAGTIPLDIDTETSDVDILVKFNIPAHLQKICYAKFRNLPNYSFSEKTISLRVTLICRFETKKFKYEIFGQSVEPIEQYGWIHMMVENRFLTLANPSFREEIRNLKKQGIKTEPAFCTLLNLKGDPYKTLAQWNQKTEEQFRELLIQRGF, encoded by the coding sequence ATGCAATCCCTCCAATCCAATCCGTTTTTAGGAACGGATTATTTACAGTCAGGAACCGCTAAACAGAAGGAATTGCTAGCTGATTTAGAAGAATGGAAAATTCTAAAATGTTTACATGGTTTCAAACCCGTAATTGCAGGAACCATTCCGTTGGACATCGATACCGAAACCAGTGATGTGGATATCCTCGTAAAATTTAATATTCCTGCGCATTTACAAAAGATTTGTTATGCCAAATTCCGCAATTTACCAAATTATAGTTTTTCAGAAAAAACAATATCTCTCCGTGTAACTTTAATTTGTCGATTTGAAACAAAAAAATTTAAATACGAAATCTTTGGACAATCGGTAGAACCGATAGAACAGTATGGTTGGATCCATATGATGGTAGAAAATCGTTTTTTAACTTTGGCAAACCCATCCTTTCGTGAAGAAATTCGTAATCTCAAAAAACAAGGTATCAAAACAGAACCTGCTTTTTGTACATTGTTGAATTTGAAAGGTGATCCGTACAAAACCTTAGCCCAATGGAATCAAAAAACAGAGGAACAGTTTCGAGAATTACTCATCCAAAGAGGGTTTTAA
- a CDS encoding alpha-ketoglutarate-dependent dioxygenase AlkB family protein has translation MHLFQRSEQENLLPYDGVLLYLPDFLPIEEANRVFDSLMEEIEWKPDEAILYGKHIITKRNVAWYAEKGFSYRYSGTTKTALSWSPLLLELKTKVELTSKEIFNSCLLNLYHDGSEGMAWHSDDETSLSPNSTIASVSFGAERIFRYKHKKTGEQVALQLEHGSLLLMKDVIQRHWLHSLPKTMKVKRPRINLTFRQFGLI, from the coding sequence ATGCACTTATTCCAAAGGTCTGAACAGGAAAATCTCTTACCTTATGACGGGGTTTTGTTGTACCTCCCTGACTTTCTCCCGATAGAAGAAGCCAATCGAGTTTTTGATTCTTTGATGGAAGAGATTGAATGGAAACCCGACGAAGCCATACTTTATGGAAAACATATCATTACCAAACGAAACGTGGCTTGGTATGCAGAAAAAGGTTTTTCTTATCGTTATTCAGGAACTACCAAAACAGCTCTATCTTGGTCCCCTCTCCTTTTAGAACTAAAAACAAAAGTGGAACTAACTTCTAAAGAAATTTTTAATTCTTGTTTGTTGAACTTATACCATGATGGAAGTGAAGGTATGGCTTGGCATAGTGATGATGAAACTTCCCTAAGTCCCAATTCCACCATTGCTTCCGTGAGTTTTGGAGCCGAACGTATCTTTCGTTATAAACATAAAAAGACAGGAGAGCAAGTCGCATTACAGTTAGAACATGGAAGTTTACTTTTAATGAAAGATGTCATACAAAGACATTGGTTACACTCTCTTCCTAAAACAATGAAGGTCAAACGACCAAGGATCAATCTAACTTTTCGTCAATTTGGATTGATTTAA
- a CDS encoding suppressor of fused domain protein, producing the protein MKPSTPKVLYQEANPYGSFTAFLEDDGRTIYLYLQSHNNPEWPMKTLWVRNLIDAPEARVEEDFDAGLAPVLTQFEITDPKAQSSLTEDQIHFIWSEEGDGVALFVDEELQAYLPSWSGIKGIHGYSKFAKEEAPTASPLGDPENGVIAERVRKNRKFWESVAEKDHWKKAQKLRLDFLESKLGKHQKYWSADGGKYPSLGIASFLPKEFPGIKIFSTIGMSVQNQPSIELYHKDYENFSRIELVFAIQLMKDAEDKSETWIQHVLGEMVKFPWNTGIWFGHSHTIQNPRKDPDQLYLDFNWFVLRNVTEEIEQGSTESLPKLHGLTTENGKRANFLFLTPIATEERICFMREGSSQFWETWKKEGYSFFHDSERRMLEF; encoded by the coding sequence ATGAAGCCCAGTACCCCTAAAGTTTTATACCAAGAAGCCAATCCATATGGTTCTTTTACTGCATTTTTAGAAGATGATGGAAGAACCATTTACCTTTACTTACAATCACATAACAACCCTGAGTGGCCCATGAAAACACTTTGGGTGCGGAACTTAATTGATGCACCGGAAGCGCGTGTAGAAGAAGATTTTGATGCAGGTCTCGCTCCTGTACTCACTCAATTCGAAATAACAGATCCAAAAGCACAAAGTTCACTAACTGAAGATCAAATCCATTTTATTTGGTCAGAAGAAGGAGATGGAGTGGCATTGTTTGTCGATGAAGAACTACAAGCTTATTTGCCTTCTTGGTCTGGAATCAAAGGCATTCATGGATATTCTAAATTTGCAAAAGAAGAAGCTCCAACGGCATCACCACTCGGAGATCCTGAAAATGGTGTGATTGCGGAACGAGTTCGCAAGAATCGTAAGTTTTGGGAGTCTGTTGCAGAAAAAGATCATTGGAAGAAGGCACAGAAACTTCGATTGGATTTTTTAGAATCTAAACTTGGAAAACACCAAAAGTATTGGTCAGCGGATGGTGGAAAGTATCCTTCTCTTGGAATCGCATCGTTTTTACCAAAAGAATTTCCTGGTATCAAAATCTTTTCTACAATTGGGATGAGTGTTCAAAACCAACCATCTATCGAGCTCTACCATAAAGATTATGAAAATTTTTCTCGTATTGAACTTGTTTTCGCCATCCAACTCATGAAAGATGCTGAAGATAAATCAGAAACATGGATCCAACATGTACTCGGTGAGATGGTAAAGTTCCCTTGGAACACAGGAATTTGGTTTGGACATTCGCATACCATTCAAAATCCAAGAAAAGACCCTGATCAACTCTATCTAGACTTCAATTGGTTCGTTCTCCGTAACGTCACAGAAGAAATAGAGCAAGGTTCAACAGAATCTCTGCCGAAACTTCATGGACTCACCACAGAGAACGGGAAACGCGCTAATTTTCTCTTCTTAACACCGATCGCAACGGAAGAACGAATTTGTTTTATGAGAGAAGGATCGAGTCAGTTTTGGGAAACATGGAAGAAGGAAGGATACAGTTTCTTTCACGACAGCGAACGAAGAATGTTAGAATTCTAG